From the Lactuca sativa cultivar Salinas chromosome 9, Lsat_Salinas_v11, whole genome shotgun sequence genome, the window TGAACCCACTGTCACATTTATTTTTGTCTTTCATTTATCTTCATCTTTTCCAACCCATAACACACGGAAATCCTATCTTtctcaacccactcaattaaaataatacaaaaaactaaggtgcatgttttaaaacacatggcataagagaaaatgagagagagagaaagtagagaaagAGGATGAAGTGGGTTAGTGAAACCAATTAAATAACCCGCTGGAGAATGAGTGATACCAGTGgtaactctattgctaattaagattttaccttgattgttttgtatttcttttaatTGAATGAGTTGAGTGGGTTGAAAATGATAGGGTTTACGTGTGTTGCGGGttgggaaagatgaagaaaaatgaaAGAGAAAAACTGATGTGGCAGTGGGTTCAGTGGGTTGGGAAGGGatgactccctcctccctaaGTCACTTCTTTTTTACACACAAGACCTGAATATTCAACAATAAATATAACATGTAGCCTAAAAACATGCTTCATACGATAAATCAACAATTACTCTTAAATTATATATGATAACTACAATCATTaagatatcatatatatatatatatatatatatatatatatatatatatatatatatatatatatatatatatatatatatatatatatatatgagctttCTTCATTAATTTAGTagatataaaaagaaaatttttcagAAAAGCCTTTAAATTTTAACACTATTACTGAAAAAAGTCATTTATGATTGTTTATTTTCAgaaaaatccttaaaattttcaGAAAAACCCTGAAAACCTGCATTAGTCGGGAACAATGTTTGGTTTTTTTTTGCAAGATTTTACCAATTTTTTAGGCTAAAttgcaaaaataataataataataataataataataataataataataaagaataaaaaataaaaaaatcagggAGGGTATTTGTGTTAATATAGTCAAACTTTAGGGACTTATTGCGTATTTCCCATTTCTTTATCGCAAAAAGTATCGAGGTATTTCTCTTTGTATAGTGATTTCAGGTGTACCGTATACTTAGTAGTCTTTTGTCAATACTCTCCTCACTGATTATTTCACTTCGCAGTTCCCAAGTATGTGCTTTGTTTCAAGTTTTCCAAAGTGGATTAGCTAAAAACTTAATGGGACCAAAGATGGGGTTTTTGGGAAAAACCTTGTGCCACGACGTGGGACATGGTTGCCACGACGTGACAATATTTATATAAGCGCATTTTAATCTTATGTGTCATGACGTGACAAGCCTTTGGTCACGATGTGACGGCCGCCCGTGTGTTTAACCCTAATTCTGGGATTTgtgcccctatttaaaggaagtgagggctagggtttgcatacccttagcctccatcacctccctttCAGCCTCCAAGAAACCCTAGCCTTCATCTTTACCTTGTGATCTCTTTGTGGTGATTTTAATCCTTGAAGAAGAAAGAAATGGTGTGCTTGCTAGTTAGAAGAGTGTATAACTCCATATCTTGCATCTCATGCATCTGGTAGAGCTtgggaaggtataaagcttccacctttttgGTTCTCTCTCCATATATTTAGGATTTATTGCATTTCTTGGCTCATTTTCAAGTTTGGGTTGGTTTGAtgagataaagtttgcaactatATAGCTCATCTTGGTCCTTTGGTCTTTATAGCTTTTGGATCTGAAGCTTGAATGTGTATTGAGCTTCATGCATGAGATTTTGGtcttatttctccattttgaCCTAGTTTGAGTTTTAGACTTGTATTGGGCATGCATGTTTGTAAAGCTATGATTTTTATGTTGGAATATAAGTAAGAAAGCCTTCTAAAAAGTATGATTGGGTGGCttgaaggattaagagcttaacccattaagctgtGAGAGTTCAGCTTTCATAACGTGGCATCCTGCTTGCCACGACGTGACGTTTGGTGCCATCGTGACTGTTTTGTCATGAATATGAAACGACGTGACCAATGAGTGGTCACGACGTAAGAGTGGACTGGGGTTGACTTTAgccattgaccattgactttttgaccagtttgacttttggttaaactTTGAGGAGGGGTATTAAACTGTAGTATGAAGATTAGTCTAGGTTTTGTTTATGAGGATCGTGTAGCTGATACTATGGAACTTTGAGTAGTGTATTTCAGCTCTTCATtcaagtgagttttctcactatactttgtactgcagtatatgttattatatgtaggatgttgttatgttgtagtgttcTATTAGACTGGTAGATCTATTATGATTACTTATGTTGCTTGTTATTGTTTTgtgtgcatatgtcgacatagtatggttgggttgaggcggtactgCTTTGTGCTATAAGCCAACAAACTCGGGGAACAATCTAGTCATAAGCTAAGGGCCTTGGAGGGGGCAATCCAATCTTATGTTGTAGGCTCAGGAGCAAACCAGTCATAAGCTAATGGTCCGGTAGGGGCAATCCAGTCTTATACTATGGGCTTGGGAGCAAGCCAGTCATAAGTTGATGGCCCATGAGGGGGCAACCAGTCTTATGTTGTAGGCTCGGGGGCAATCCAGTCTTATGTTGTGGCTCGACGTGTATGCATTAAATATGTATTGTTGtgtagggtattttggggaactcactaagttttggcttaGAGTTGTGGagttaaatgtttttcaggtttttATCTGATTTCGAAGGCAGGATTGTACACATGCATATCAATGGATTTATGATTCAAGATTCCGCATTGTTTTccttataactcagattttgaaTTATGGTTTTTGAACAAATTGATTGACATAATgtaactatataagaatgaatgtttattctattataaaaatgaaaaattttattatggaatttaagacgTTACAATATATTGAAAGATTTGAGCTAGGGACCGGAAATACATGCTATTAGAACTAAATTTagcttgcttttttttttttgcttaactTGTTAATTTCTTCATGGCAAATATATTGCATGAGCACGGAGATCGATTATGAGTTGTTACGATATTTGCAATATCTATGTTCTTGATATTTGCAGTTGATACTTGTTCTTTGTGTTTGAATAATTTGTCACATGTAAGTTGTTCTTTATGTTTGAATAATTTGTCTCATGTAAGATATGAATACGTATTAGCAGATTTGAtagataaaaaaacaaaaataaaaaaaaaagtaaaaaatggTTGATAAGACATTTCTCTTTCAGTAGAGTTTGTGTTTAAAATGGATATTAAGTAATAATGTTGCTGATATTTTAAAAATCTTGGTTTGATATTGTTAATCCGGGTACACGTAATATCAGACAAAGTGACAAATTCATAATGAACCTTCAACTTTATCGCTACATACAGATCTACTAACCCAAAGCCCGGTCCAAATAAAGCAAAGCAACAATCCCGTTCGCATTCAAATTTAAAGTCCACAAAATTTTAACACTTTTGCTTTAAACTCCATCAACTAATGCATCAGGTCCGTTTCTCAATCAAAGTTAAAGAATACTTTTGATGAAGTTTACAATCTAATATATATTTTTGCAAGATGTGTCTTTCAAAGTTGAAAACCTTGCATTAAACATAAATACACAATAATGAATGTATATCGCAAGAaaataaaacatcattgtttTAGAATTGAAAAACTGCTCTGGCAAAAGAACAAAAGAGATAgacatattttctttattttttttattatatgattTTTTCTATtataaagttaaaaataaaactattttagtaaaaataatcTAATAGATTTTCTAAAATACAATATTATAATTAGCTTAAAAACGCAAATTACAATGTCTTCATGTAAAATGAAATTACAATATTTTATTGGAAATCAATAAAATCcatgacaaataaataaataattatcatCCTTTTAGAATGCCAGAATATTTTATTAAACTAGCAATAAGTTACTAAAGTTTCTTGATAATATGCTAGTTTTTACTTATCGGCAAACAGcaaaaaaacatatacataaaaaaataaaataaagataacAAACAAGACAATTATAAAGTATttacaaaaaattaaataaatctaACTAAGTACGAAAAGCAAGAAACACATTAATTAAACGAATAGCTAGCTCCATAGCAACCAAGTTGAAAAAGCAACCAATATCATCTCATATGTTTATCCACAATTCCAATACATCATTTCGTGTGTGCATATATATCAACAGGATGCAATTAACAAAGTATCATATCCATCATACCAAACATCTAACTATCAGCAGCTCTGAAAACAGTAAGCAGCGACAAGAACAGGTTGATGATATCAAGATAAAGCGAGATAGAAGCCCATATGTACTCATCGTATGTGTAGCGTTTGATCAGATTATCAGTATCATAAACAATGTACCCACAAAAGACAATGGAAGCCAGACACCCGTATATCATCACTGAAATCTTACCCAAAGGGAAGAAAATCTGCACAAATATGAACACAAGCATGTAAATTATCTGAATGAATCCAGAAATTAAGAAAGGAATTCATTGGATAAAATCAGATGATGAACCTGAATGAGAGAAAAGACCATAAGAACCATAATGGCACCAAACAAGAATGGCCCCAAGAAGTTGAAGTCGTAGCCTCTTCTTGCAGCCCAAAAAGTGAACAAGGTCAAACTCACGACCACCACCGCAGTCAGAATAGCAGCTTCCAATATCACCTTCCCTGCAATATTATccaacattagggttttccggaTTCTTTTGCAGTCGTTAATTACTTATTTATAAGTGTTTTTTCTTCCATACATGCTAGCAATTCGAAATTGAACATGCATAATAACCCTAGCAAATATGTTTGACATGGAATAACGGAAACGATGCTTACCGCTAGTGAATGCGCATGTCAAACCGATTGCGAAAGCAAGAGTCACAGTGAAGATCGCAAGAAGCAGATAGTTGATCGGATGACGCTGATGATAGTAGTACAATGGGCACAGGGCTGTAAAACAACACAAAACCGTAATCAAATACACGATCATACGGATTCGAAAGAACATTAGAAGTTACAAAGAAATCAAACCAAATTATACCACTAGAATTTCATCTATTGACGATTGATAGAAGAAAAACATAATAAGGATCAGAGCAAATTATAACAGAAAAACCTCATCGATTCATGCTCACACGATTTAAACCAAAAAATACATATATTACAAAGAAATCGAGGGAAATTGATTCGAGAACTTACTTATGAATGGCGCGATGATGAGAACAATATAACAAACCAATCCACCGGTGGTTGTTGTCATGAAAGTGACAATGGGATGATAAGAGACAACGACGGCACCGACAGCGACGGTAAGAAGTAACTGTATGGCGACGATAGAGTATATCTTCCGAATGAATGACCACCGGAGTTCAGGCGACTCCAACATCGTTGGATACAGCACTCCGCTTGTTCCCGACTCCACGTCGGTCTTCCCAAATGGCTGTTGGTTCCACATCTTAGAGAAATCCGAGTAACCTTCAGGCTATCTGACTCGAaattgagaaattagggtttggaattgGGAAAACAAGAGGGTAATTTGAACAAATTCTGAACTTAACGAAGAAGTAATAATGGGTTTGGGAAGGAGTTATAAAGGTGGCCAACAGTAGTTTCCTGGAGGATTTGAGAAACTTCTTGACTCATCGTCGCTCGTACGTGTGGTGTCTACACGCGTGCAAGAATAACAGCACTTCCATATTTTTCTCGCTGATTCCTTTTTTCCAATTCTAGATAAtcacacaaaaaaataaataaataaataatcaccGAAAAAGCGCTTTGATTGGACAAGCCTTTGGAATCGGAGTGAATTGCATCTCTTGGGAAAACGAGAGGGGATGAATGAGATACAAATAGAACTTTTAATTTGGTTGATGAGTTGGATGAGTTTAACTCATTTCTAAATaatgtgatttttttttataaaaaaattactaATCTAACCAAATTTATTAatgatttcttatttttttaGCTAAAAATTAGGATTTATGTACAACTAACCCACAAAACCGTAGGTTAAAATGGTCTACTGTGTCGTCCATTTACCTACTGTTTTGATTTtagtatataattttttttttatttttcactatGAAACCGTAGACGAAAAAATAGTCTACTGTATCCTCTGAGAAGTCTATTGTTTCCCAAATAATAGATTAAAAATGATCTACTGTTTCGTCTAAAAACCTACGGTTTtgggttttttttaatttaaatgaaaaaaactaACTTTTTGACTACTATATCCTACCTACTATATATTAGTAGAAAAATCTCTTTTACAGTAAAAGTTAgtgttttttttcattaaaaaaaactcaATTCATGAGGTCTTAGGCTTCCTAGCCTGACCTACAGCTGTCTACACCTGCTCCGGCTTCCGCTTCGTGCGGAGCTCTAACCCAATCTCTCGTTCCCGGGCCTTTTCTACCatgtcattcagggtcttgcaccctaagAAACTCACGAACTCTCGAATGTCATCTCTCAGCATGAAATGATATatggtcttcttcatctccttgttCGCAGCATACTGTGGAACCAATAAAGCTCGCTCCCGAAACTtagtggtgatctccgccacagtctcggtaGTCTGCTGCAAGTCCTGGAACTCTCTCACTAATTGTTGCACCTCGATAGACGGTGCAAACTCCTGATCAAATCTCCTCACAAACTCCGACCAAGCCATCTCAGCCACACCTGCTGACCCTACCTCGCGggtacctcctcccaccagtctcgagcTCGGTCCCTCAACATACAAGATGCGAACTCCACATTTTCCGCCTCAGGGCAAAAACTCGTGTGTTGGGCATTCTCCATGTCTGCCACCCAATGCCGAATCGTGATGGGGTCCTAACCCCAAAGAACTCAGGCGCACCACACG encodes:
- the LOC111921678 gene encoding protein LIFEGUARD 2, with protein sequence MWNQQPFGKTDVESGTSGVLYPTMLESPELRWSFIRKIYSIVAIQLLLTVAVGAVVVSYHPIVTFMTTTTGGLVCYIVLIIAPFITLCPLYYYHQRHPINYLLLAIFTVTLAFAIGLTCAFTSGKVILEAAILTAVVVVSLTLFTFWAARRGYDFNFLGPFLFGAIMVLMVFSLIQIFFPLGKISVMIYGCLASIVFCGYIVYDTDNLIKRYTYDEYIWASISLYLDIINLFLSLLTVFRAADS